From Humisphaera borealis, the proteins below share one genomic window:
- a CDS encoding DUF5722 domain-containing protein, translating into MTKPMKYLLLLVVFTAGSSAAAPPSPGPADAEHEKRLAAYLARPFPASITAISVDSKAIRVEGRLPAGTLGASLAEVPLWADVTDLKSSPTVLPIAPAGDGRFTLTTDRHAELDGRRHDRLLSRWAVVRQEPGTLTLLSAARWADAVNPSAETPPPMKPTSKKGLGGFHAGRLTSDLDELGIGAVTVNIPITAFMRTDAGPGRTAFDYAGRTWWGEDRSVAGFDRTMLDAAARKIVVSAIVLIPLPRSAAKDSFASLVAHPDANPAGTYTMPNFTSRAGCDAYAAAMEFLASRYGRADGKFGRIHHYILHNEVDAGWEWTNVGEKPANVYLELYHRSMRTAHLIARQYDPNAKAFISLTHHWAKAGGPALRYYASRDLLELLLSFSRVEGDFDWAIAHHPYPQDLRNPRTWEDKQPGFSFDTPKITLRNLEVLDAWVSQRRTMYLGKSRRTIHLSEQGLNSRDYSDKSLTDQAAGLAYAWSKIRSLDSIEAFQYHNWIDNRHEGGLRIGLRRFPDDETEPLGKKPIWTLYKALGTAGEAAAMKPYLDVVNLKSWDQAIHRQAVK; encoded by the coding sequence ATGACTAAACCCATGAAGTATCTGCTCCTGCTCGTTGTGTTTACGGCAGGCTCGTCCGCAGCCGCACCACCATCGCCGGGTCCGGCCGACGCCGAGCACGAAAAGCGGTTGGCGGCTTACCTGGCACGACCGTTTCCGGCATCGATCACTGCGATCTCGGTCGATTCGAAAGCTATCCGTGTAGAAGGCCGACTCCCTGCCGGAACCTTAGGTGCATCTCTGGCGGAAGTGCCTCTCTGGGCCGACGTCACCGACCTGAAGTCGTCGCCGACCGTCCTGCCGATTGCGCCCGCCGGCGACGGGCGCTTCACACTTACGACGGACCGACATGCCGAGCTCGACGGCCGGCGTCATGACCGGCTTCTGTCCCGTTGGGCGGTGGTCCGCCAGGAACCCGGCACTCTGACCCTGCTTTCGGCCGCGCGCTGGGCCGACGCCGTCAATCCGTCGGCCGAGACACCCCCGCCGATGAAGCCGACAAGCAAGAAAGGCCTGGGCGGGTTCCACGCCGGGCGCCTGACCAGCGATCTGGACGAACTCGGGATCGGCGCGGTGACGGTGAACATCCCGATCACGGCGTTCATGCGAACCGATGCCGGTCCGGGCCGAACCGCATTCGATTACGCCGGCCGAACCTGGTGGGGGGAGGACCGCTCCGTCGCCGGCTTCGACCGCACGATGCTCGATGCGGCCGCTCGCAAGATCGTCGTGTCGGCGATCGTCTTGATTCCGTTGCCCAGGTCGGCGGCGAAGGACTCGTTTGCGTCGCTGGTCGCCCATCCCGACGCCAATCCCGCCGGCACCTACACGATGCCGAACTTCACCAGCCGCGCGGGGTGCGACGCCTACGCCGCCGCGATGGAGTTTCTCGCCAGCCGCTACGGCCGCGCCGACGGCAAGTTCGGCCGCATTCATCATTACATCCTGCACAACGAAGTGGACGCCGGCTGGGAATGGACGAATGTCGGTGAGAAGCCCGCCAATGTGTACCTGGAGCTTTACCACCGCTCGATGCGGACCGCACACCTGATCGCCCGGCAGTACGACCCCAACGCCAAGGCGTTCATCTCCCTGACGCACCACTGGGCCAAGGCCGGCGGCCCTGCGCTGCGGTACTACGCCAGCCGCGATCTGCTGGAACTGCTCCTGAGCTTCTCGCGGGTTGAGGGGGATTTTGACTGGGCGATCGCCCATCACCCCTATCCGCAGGATCTGCGCAACCCGCGGACCTGGGAGGACAAGCAGCCGGGCTTCTCATTCGATACGCCGAAGATCACACTCCGAAACCTCGAGGTGCTCGACGCGTGGGTGTCGCAGCGCCGAACGATGTACCTGGGCAAATCCCGACGCACGATCCATCTCAGCGAGCAGGGGTTGAACTCGCGTGATTACTCCGACAAATCGCTGACCGATCAGGCCGCCGGCCTGGCGTACGCCTGGTCGAAGATCAGGAGCCTCGATTCGATCGAGGCGTTCCAGTACCACAACTGGATCGACAACCGTCATGAAGGCGGACTGCGCATCGGCCTGCGACGATTCCCCGATGACGAAACCGAACCACTGGGAAAGAAGCCGATCTGGACGCTCTACAAGGCACTTGGCACCGCCGGCGAAGCCGCCGCGATGAAACCATACCTCGATGTCGTCAACCTCAAGTCCTGGGACCAGGCGATCCATCGGCAGGCCGTGAAATAG
- a CDS encoding class II aldolase/adducin family protein: protein MTHRDPFSLLHPRHAIVDTIERIYRYRMTTTSGGNISVREDNGDVWITPARVDKGSLRPTDIVRVATDGTSVGLHKPSSEFPFHRMIYDARPDVRAVVHAHPVALVAFSICGQSPDTTLFPQARNVCGEVGFAPYALPGSDRLGRNVADVFAKGFNCVMLENHGVVVAGTTLAEAFARFETLEFTAKTAIKARRLGDLRGLSSAQIELSHRPRGLTQSFEPAEPTSQEKEARQLVADFVLRGYRQRLLTSTEGSYSARLGDDAFVITSTGIDRAHTTPANLTLVVGGKAEAGKRPSRAAAAHRAIYLRHPQIGSIVNAMPVNGAAFGVVGPAVGGSAVAPSLLDARTIPESYIFLRDVGIVPYGVQYAEPHRLADLISPTRPVLLLENDGVLVAGQSPLDAFDRLEVLESTAEALINARSVGALTPMGEDVVAELRRAFM from the coding sequence ATGACCCACCGCGACCCCTTTTCCCTGCTTCATCCCCGCCACGCGATTGTCGACACGATCGAGCGCATCTACCGCTACCGAATGACGACCACGTCCGGCGGAAACATCTCGGTTCGTGAAGACAACGGCGACGTCTGGATCACGCCCGCCCGCGTGGACAAGGGGTCGCTCCGGCCGACCGACATTGTCCGCGTCGCGACGGACGGCACGAGCGTCGGCCTGCACAAGCCCAGCAGCGAGTTCCCGTTCCACCGCATGATCTACGATGCCCGGCCGGACGTACGCGCTGTCGTCCACGCGCACCCCGTTGCATTGGTCGCGTTCAGCATCTGCGGGCAGTCGCCGGACACCACGCTTTTTCCACAGGCTCGAAACGTTTGCGGCGAAGTGGGGTTTGCGCCCTATGCACTGCCAGGGAGCGACCGCCTCGGACGGAACGTGGCAGATGTGTTTGCCAAGGGCTTCAACTGCGTCATGCTGGAGAACCACGGCGTTGTCGTCGCCGGGACGACGCTTGCCGAGGCCTTCGCCCGCTTTGAGACGCTGGAGTTCACCGCCAAGACCGCCATCAAGGCCCGGCGGTTGGGCGATTTGCGCGGGCTGTCATCGGCACAGATCGAACTGTCACACCGACCGCGCGGCTTGACCCAATCGTTCGAGCCGGCGGAGCCGACAAGCCAGGAGAAGGAAGCCCGCCAGCTCGTCGCCGACTTTGTGTTGCGTGGCTACCGCCAGCGGTTGCTCACCAGCACCGAAGGGAGCTACTCCGCACGCCTGGGCGACGACGCATTCGTCATCACCAGCACGGGGATCGATCGCGCCCACACAACGCCAGCAAACCTCACCCTCGTCGTCGGCGGCAAAGCCGAGGCCGGCAAGCGACCGAGCCGCGCGGCGGCGGCACACCGGGCGATCTACCTGCGGCATCCACAGATCGGATCGATCGTCAACGCCATGCCGGTCAACGGGGCGGCGTTCGGCGTCGTCGGGCCGGCGGTCGGGGGATCGGCCGTCGCTCCCAGCCTGCTGGACGCCCGCACCATTCCCGAAAGCTACATCTTCCTGCGCGACGTCGGCATCGTCCCCTACGGCGTTCAGTACGCCGAACCGCATCGCCTGGCCGACCTGATCTCCCCCACCCGGCCCGTGCTTCTTCTGGAGAACGACGGCGTGCTCGTCGCCGGCCAATCGCCGCTCGACGCGTTCGATCGACTCGAAGTGCTCGAATCGACCGCCGAGGCCCTGATCAACGCCCGGTCCGTCGGCGCGTTAACACCGATGGGTGAAGACGTCGTCGCCGAATTACGGCGGGCGTTCATGTAG
- a CDS encoding ABC transporter permease/substrate-binding protein has product MDRSSFVNSLAGESSMTVFASQPQTLPGDTRPDFSPAPQQVVLVLVLLFEVGIFGLLGENFLSLENLLTVLRQNADLGLIALALTPIILTGGIDLSVGSLMGLSAVVLGKLHDAGVPLWLAVPAVVLMATLCGAFNGLLITRGKMPPLIVTLGTFALFRGVAEGLTRGQGSFGGFPEGFVDLGQGTTLGLPTQLWIFLPAAVLFYLLVHRSTAGRALSAIGYSADGARHAGIRVDRLTLSMYALAGFCAGLASIIYVARFGEARANAASGFELQAITAVVLGGTSIFGGRASIIGTLLGLLAIAFLENGQTLASASRELTGILVGVLLLSAAGLDYLQKRRGAGVTPAAAATAAPQKGTSEDLDMRNSQLAVLCAVIVAAALIIAGGNYMLVNAIKGDLHNARASGGPGNGGTGKKLTIAMMPKTKGNAYFIACQKGAEEAAKELGIDLIWDGPASNNADPAAQNTLVETWITRKVDVIAVAVENQTGLSTALRKAQEAGIKVVTWDADADANARSFFCNQATPDGIGDTLMDLAAKTMNNEGEFVIISGSQTAANLNLWRDRILLRVKDYPKITCAEVVYCDDNQNIATDLGKRMINKYPNLKLILGNCSPAVPGGAEAVKQSARPGVKVIGVSLPNENKKYVHEGVTAAVVLWKTADLGYLTVHAAKATAEGTLKPGATSFTAGRLGELRIDGTSIILGKPFIFTKDNIDQFDF; this is encoded by the coding sequence GTGGACCGTTCTTCCTTCGTGAACAGCCTCGCAGGTGAAAGCTCGATGACGGTGTTCGCCTCTCAACCTCAAACCCTGCCGGGCGATACCAGGCCCGACTTCTCGCCTGCGCCCCAGCAGGTGGTGCTGGTGCTGGTACTGCTGTTCGAGGTCGGCATCTTCGGTCTGCTCGGTGAAAACTTCCTCTCGCTCGAAAACCTTCTCACAGTCCTTCGCCAGAACGCCGACCTGGGGCTGATCGCGCTGGCGCTGACGCCGATCATCCTGACCGGCGGGATCGACCTGTCGGTGGGTTCGCTCATGGGTCTTTCGGCCGTTGTCCTGGGCAAGCTGCACGATGCCGGAGTTCCACTGTGGCTGGCCGTCCCTGCGGTGGTGTTGATGGCGACCCTCTGCGGCGCGTTCAACGGGCTGCTCATCACCCGTGGGAAGATGCCGCCGCTGATCGTGACGCTGGGCACGTTCGCGTTGTTCCGCGGTGTGGCCGAGGGGCTGACACGCGGGCAGGGAAGCTTCGGCGGTTTTCCCGAAGGCTTCGTCGACCTGGGCCAGGGAACGACCCTCGGCCTGCCGACGCAGTTGTGGATCTTCCTCCCCGCGGCCGTGCTGTTTTACCTGCTGGTCCATCGCTCGACCGCCGGCCGGGCGCTGTCGGCGATCGGCTACTCGGCCGACGGCGCCCGCCATGCCGGCATTCGCGTCGATCGGCTGACGCTGTCGATGTACGCCTTGGCCGGCTTCTGTGCCGGCCTGGCGTCGATCATCTATGTCGCCCGGTTCGGCGAAGCGCGGGCCAACGCCGCCTCGGGGTTCGAACTCCAGGCGATTACGGCCGTCGTTCTCGGCGGAACGAGCATCTTCGGCGGGCGGGCCAGCATCATTGGCACCCTGCTCGGCCTGCTCGCGATCGCGTTCCTAGAAAACGGCCAGACGCTCGCCAGCGCGTCTCGCGAATTGACCGGCATTCTCGTCGGCGTCCTGCTGCTTTCGGCGGCGGGATTGGACTATCTGCAGAAACGCCGTGGCGCAGGTGTAACGCCTGCCGCAGCCGCGACGGCTGCACCACAAAAAGGGACCTCGGAGGACTTGGACATGCGGAACTCTCAACTCGCCGTGCTCTGCGCGGTGATCGTCGCCGCGGCGCTGATTATCGCCGGCGGCAACTACATGCTCGTCAACGCGATCAAGGGCGATCTGCACAACGCCCGTGCATCGGGCGGGCCCGGTAACGGCGGGACCGGCAAGAAGCTGACCATTGCGATGATGCCCAAGACCAAGGGCAACGCCTACTTCATCGCCTGCCAGAAAGGCGCCGAAGAGGCCGCGAAGGAACTGGGCATCGACCTGATCTGGGACGGCCCGGCGAGCAACAACGCCGACCCCGCCGCCCAGAACACGCTGGTCGAAACCTGGATCACCCGGAAGGTGGATGTCATTGCGGTCGCCGTCGAGAACCAGACGGGTTTGTCGACCGCGCTGCGCAAGGCACAGGAGGCAGGCATCAAGGTCGTCACCTGGGACGCCGATGCCGACGCCAACGCGCGATCCTTCTTCTGCAACCAGGCCACCCCCGACGGCATCGGCGACACGCTGATGGACCTGGCCGCCAAGACGATGAACAATGAAGGCGAGTTCGTCATCATCAGCGGCTCGCAGACCGCGGCAAACCTGAACCTCTGGCGCGACCGCATCCTGCTGCGTGTCAAAGACTATCCCAAGATCACCTGCGCCGAGGTCGTCTACTGTGACGACAACCAGAATATCGCCACCGATCTGGGCAAGCGGATGATCAACAAGTATCCGAACCTGAAGCTCATTCTCGGCAACTGCTCCCCCGCCGTTCCGGGCGGCGCTGAAGCGGTCAAGCAGTCAGCACGCCCGGGCGTGAAGGTCATCGGCGTAAGCCTGCCGAACGAGAACAAGAAGTACGTCCACGAAGGCGTTACCGCCGCGGTAGTGCTCTGGAAGACCGCCGACCTGGGCTACCTGACGGTCCACGCCGCCAAGGCGACGGCCGAAGGCACGCTCAAGCCCGGCGCGACCAGTTTCACCGCCGGCCGGCTAGGCGAACTGCGGATCGACGGCACAAGTATCATCCTGGGCAAGCCGTTCATCTTCACGAAAGACAACATCGATCAGTTTGATTTCTGA
- a CDS encoding ABC transporter permease — translation MTRYFRELAVFVAFALLAVIMFIARPDVFWAEFRNTWLSASPTLVVAVGMTLIIISRQIDISVGSQLSVCAVLAAVFAKAGLPMPVVTLAAISCGAAIGAFNGLFVALFRLPSIVVTLATMVISREALSWARQGASVQGLPPGFQWLGLPQAGGEMVLMVTAAIVLGVAVWATRSLAAGRAPYAVGSDLEAARLAGVRPKQVVFWVFVLTGALAGLAGTLEAIRQPIVATNLGKDLELKVIAAVVVGGTAITGGRGRMLGTLAGVALLSIIGPALSSLNVPQEWEKAVYGSIILLAVGSEVLLRRDKNPNAQRLAAA, via the coding sequence ATGACCCGCTACTTCCGCGAGCTCGCCGTCTTCGTCGCATTCGCTCTCCTGGCGGTGATCATGTTCATCGCCCGGCCGGACGTCTTCTGGGCCGAGTTCCGCAACACCTGGCTTTCGGCATCGCCGACGCTTGTGGTGGCCGTCGGGATGACGCTGATCATCATCTCGCGGCAGATCGATATCTCGGTCGGGTCACAACTGTCGGTCTGTGCAGTGTTGGCCGCGGTATTCGCCAAAGCGGGGTTGCCGATGCCAGTCGTCACGCTCGCAGCGATCAGTTGCGGTGCCGCGATCGGCGCGTTCAACGGCCTGTTTGTCGCGTTGTTTCGGCTTCCGTCCATCGTCGTCACGCTCGCGACGATGGTCATCAGCCGCGAGGCATTGTCGTGGGCAAGGCAGGGCGCATCGGTCCAGGGCCTTCCGCCGGGGTTTCAGTGGCTCGGCTTGCCCCAGGCCGGTGGAGAGATGGTCTTGATGGTGACGGCCGCGATCGTGCTCGGCGTTGCCGTCTGGGCGACGCGGTCGCTGGCGGCAGGACGCGCGCCCTACGCCGTCGGCTCGGACCTTGAAGCCGCCCGCTTGGCCGGCGTACGACCGAAGCAGGTGGTTTTCTGGGTGTTCGTCCTGACCGGCGCACTGGCGGGCCTGGCCGGCACACTTGAAGCGATCCGCCAGCCCATCGTCGCGACTAATCTCGGCAAAGACCTGGAACTGAAAGTGATCGCCGCCGTCGTCGTCGGCGGAACGGCAATCACCGGCGGGCGCGGCCGCATGCTCGGCACGCTCGCCGGCGTCGCCCTGCTGTCGATCATCGGGCCGGCCCTGTCGTCGCTCAACGTTCCGCAGGAATGGGAAAAAGCCGTCTACGGATCGATCATCCTGCTGGCCGTCGGGTCGGAGGTGTTGTTACGCCGAGACAAGAATCCGAACGCACAGCGGCTGGCGGCGGCATGA